From Draconibacterium halophilum, one genomic window encodes:
- a CDS encoding TonB-dependent receptor: MRRLSLMLLLQFMAAIAFGQINLTGVVKGDGERLAGASVVIEKSFYGVSTNANGSFEFKNLEPGDYTLQVSFIGFEPQKIDLPLSGSKNIEVNLEPNVVMTDEVLISATRAGSKTPVAYSNVSRDEIASRNMGQDIPFLLNLTPSFVTTSDAGAGVGYTNFRVRGTDLNRINVSVNGIPLNDAESHGTWFVDQPDMASSLENVQIQRGVGTSTNGAAAFGASINLQTNSLNKDAYGTYKTAAGTFNTFKNTLSVGTGLINDHFTVDVRLSKVTSDGFIDRASSDLKSFFVSGGYYSENTILKLNIFSGYEETYQAWYGVPTVRLNNDTEGMQRYADHWLMTQGEVDHMMASDSRTYNYYTYDNQVDHYVQDHYQLHFSHKLSDDLNFNTSLHYTYGRGYYENYNADEDLADYLLPNIEIGTEVIETTDLINRKWLDNDFYGITFSMDYTKGLNNLILGGGYNVYDGRHLGNVIWAQYLGEADYNHEWYRGTGLKKDFNFYAKYNVQVAEKLNLFADLQYRRIDYTIEGIDDDLRNLDQDHDFNFFNPKLGVFYQLANNQDLYLSFAVANREPNRTAFVDYPEGNEPPVHETLHDWELGYNYASSKLSFGANFYFMNYKDQLVVTGQINDVGSAIMVNVDESYRTGIELQAGVQIANDFQWNGNTTLSINKIKDFTEYVDNWDTGEQDAISLGTTDLAFSPNFIAKSQFVYAPGENFSIAFISQYVGDQYIDNTSSDDRMLDAYFINNLKVDYTFPTNLFDEITLHFMANNIFDDKYETNAWVYPYLLGGERYKMDGYYPQAGAHFMFGVDFKF; this comes from the coding sequence ATGAGAAGACTTAGTTTGATGTTGCTACTACAATTTATGGCAGCAATTGCCTTTGGGCAAATTAATTTAACAGGTGTTGTTAAAGGAGATGGAGAAAGACTGGCGGGAGCCAGTGTAGTAATCGAGAAATCGTTTTATGGTGTTTCAACCAATGCCAACGGAAGTTTTGAATTTAAAAATCTGGAACCCGGAGACTACACTTTGCAGGTTTCGTTTATCGGTTTCGAACCACAAAAGATCGATCTGCCACTTTCGGGAAGTAAAAACATTGAAGTAAACCTGGAACCAAATGTTGTTATGACTGACGAAGTGTTGATTTCGGCAACACGTGCCGGTAGCAAAACTCCGGTAGCCTACAGCAACGTTAGCCGAGACGAGATTGCCAGTCGAAACATGGGGCAAGACATTCCTTTCTTGCTGAATCTTACGCCCTCGTTTGTTACAACTTCAGATGCCGGAGCCGGAGTGGGTTACACCAATTTCCGTGTGCGCGGTACCGATCTTAACCGTATTAATGTAAGTGTAAACGGAATTCCGTTAAACGATGCCGAATCGCACGGAACGTGGTTTGTGGATCAGCCGGATATGGCTTCGTCGTTAGAAAACGTGCAGATTCAGCGAGGAGTGGGAACTTCTACAAACGGAGCCGCTGCTTTTGGTGCCAGCATTAATCTGCAAACCAATTCGCTGAACAAAGATGCATACGGCACCTATAAAACAGCTGCCGGAACTTTTAACACTTTTAAAAACACACTTTCAGTCGGAACAGGCCTTATTAACGATCATTTTACGGTTGATGTTCGCTTATCAAAAGTTACGTCTGACGGTTTTATCGACCGTGCAAGTTCCGACCTAAAATCGTTTTTTGTTTCAGGAGGCTATTACTCGGAAAATACGATTCTTAAGTTGAATATTTTTTCGGGTTATGAAGAAACTTATCAAGCTTGGTACGGTGTTCCTACCGTTCGTTTAAACAACGATACAGAGGGTATGCAACGTTACGCCGACCACTGGCTGATGACTCAGGGAGAAGTGGATCATATGATGGCTTCGGACAGCAGAACCTACAACTATTACACTTACGACAACCAGGTTGACCACTACGTTCAGGATCACTACCAGCTTCATTTTTCGCATAAACTCAGTGACGATTTAAATTTTAACACTTCGCTGCATTACACATACGGTCGTGGTTATTATGAGAATTACAACGCAGATGAAGATTTGGCGGATTATCTTTTACCGAATATTGAAATCGGGACTGAAGTGATTGAAACAACTGACCTGATTAACCGCAAATGGCTCGACAATGATTTTTATGGTATTACCTTTTCAATGGACTATACAAAAGGTTTGAATAACCTGATTCTGGGTGGAGGTTACAATGTTTACGATGGCCGTCATTTGGGGAATGTAATTTGGGCACAATATCTGGGCGAAGCAGATTACAATCATGAATGGTACAGGGGCACAGGATTAAAAAAGGATTTTAATTTTTACGCAAAATACAATGTTCAGGTAGCAGAAAAGCTGAATTTATTTGCCGATTTACAATACCGCCGAATTGATTATACCATTGAAGGAATCGACGACGATCTTCGCAACCTGGATCAGGATCACGATTTTAATTTCTTTAATCCGAAGTTGGGTGTTTTTTACCAATTGGCCAATAACCAGGATTTATACTTATCGTTTGCCGTAGCGAACCGCGAACCTAACCGCACAGCCTTTGTAGATTACCCAGAAGGTAACGAGCCACCGGTGCACGAAACATTACACGATTGGGAATTGGGTTACAATTATGCTTCATCAAAACTATCGTTTGGTGCCAACTTCTATTTTATGAATTATAAAGATCAACTGGTAGTTACCGGTCAAATCAACGATGTGGGTTCGGCAATCATGGTAAATGTTGATGAGAGTTACCGCACCGGTATTGAACTCCAGGCAGGCGTTCAAATTGCCAACGATTTTCAATGGAATGGCAACACCACTTTAAGCATCAACAAAATTAAAGACTTTACAGAATACGTTGACAACTGGGACACCGGCGAACAAGATGCAATTTCACTTGGAACAACCGATTTGGCTTTCTCACCAAATTTTATCGCTAAAAGTCAATTTGTATACGCTCCAGGAGAGAATTTCAGTATCGCTTTTATTTCGCAATATGTAGGCGATCAGTACATCGACAATACATCAAGCGACGACCGCATGCTGGACGCTTATTTTATTAATAATCTGAAAGTAGACTATACGTTCCCAACGAATTTGTTTGACGAGATTACACTACATTTTATGGCCAACAATATTTTCGACGATAAATACGAAACCAATGCCTGGGTTTATCCTTACCTGTTGGGTGGTGAGCGTTACAAAATGGATGGTTATTACCCGCAAGCGGGCGCACACTTTATGTTTGGAGTAGATTTTAAATTCTAA
- a CDS encoding inositol monophosphatase family protein, producing MDYKELCFQVQNIAHSTGNFIRGEQKKISEKNIEIKSVASLVTYVDKTAEKQIVDALKKLLPEAGFVAEEGTAESNNEKYTWFVDPLDGTTNYLHGLAPHSVSIALAEGDELVLGVVYEVGADEMFYSWKGGPAYCNDEIIKTANRSKSEDTLIATGFPYYAFEKVDEYIDAMKHLMKSTRGIRRYGSAAVDLCYVAAGRFDAFYEHALHAWDVAAGVFILQQAGGKTTDFNGGDNWLFGGEIVSASNAYFPEFYGIINKYLGSK from the coding sequence ATGGATTATAAAGAACTCTGTTTTCAAGTACAAAATATAGCACACAGCACCGGAAATTTTATTCGCGGTGAACAAAAAAAGATCTCGGAGAAAAACATCGAGATTAAAAGTGTTGCCAGCCTGGTAACTTATGTTGATAAAACAGCGGAGAAACAAATTGTTGATGCCTTGAAAAAGCTGCTTCCCGAAGCCGGTTTTGTGGCCGAAGAAGGAACGGCTGAATCGAATAACGAGAAGTATACCTGGTTTGTCGATCCGCTGGATGGGACAACCAACTACCTGCACGGATTAGCACCGCATTCCGTTAGTATTGCTCTGGCCGAAGGCGATGAATTGGTATTAGGTGTAGTTTATGAAGTTGGTGCCGACGAAATGTTTTACTCGTGGAAAGGCGGCCCCGCCTACTGCAATGATGAGATCATAAAAACTGCAAATCGTTCAAAATCGGAAGATACGCTGATTGCAACAGGATTCCCCTATTATGCGTTTGAGAAAGTGGATGAATACATCGATGCCATGAAACACCTGATGAAATCCACGCGTGGAATCAGGAGGTACGGATCAGCTGCGGTTGATCTTTGCTATGTGGCAGCAGGTCGTTTCGATGCTTTTTACGAACATGCCTTACATGCCTGGGATGTGGCAGCAGGTGTGTTTATTTTACAGCAAGCGGGAGGAAAAACCACAGATTTTAATGGCGGTGACAACTGGCTGTTTGGCGGCGAAATTGTATCAGCCAGCAATGCTTATTTCCCCGAATTCTATGGGATCATAAACAAATATCTGGGTTCAAAATAA
- a CDS encoding chorismate transformation enzyme, FkbO/Hyg5 family, which yields MYFLNGDRTYIKPERVCGDLKDQLQSCLEQLEKINSGKRIFKLNFFVNTNSNSEYDILLNDVRDQLNDLVGSEILISFIAQSPLSCKVIVEAYYYDPEHWDYQMISEGKNGTALFSNGQTEILMGTVHANQNSNCRLNAEKAFDELVETFEEAQFPLNSIVRQWNYLEDILGFDDEEQRYQEFNNVRSDAYGNVFEQNGYPAATGIGMSHGGVLIEFVAAKSKEVLTQPVDNPEQISAHSYSEKVLVGDECNLKTTPKFERARYLRYRDKKMIFISGTASIIGEFTVGIGDAAKQTEVTIQNMQRLYSEQVLAALPDQAKNPKFGHARVYLKNRKDYAGVRKVVKQVFGDLPVVYILADICRDDLLVEIEGKVILE from the coding sequence ATGTATTTTCTAAACGGAGACAGAACATATATAAAGCCGGAGCGAGTTTGTGGTGATTTAAAAGATCAGTTACAAAGCTGTCTTGAACAATTGGAAAAAATCAATTCAGGCAAGCGCATTTTCAAACTTAATTTCTTTGTTAATACCAATTCTAATTCAGAATATGATATACTTTTAAATGATGTTCGCGACCAGCTGAATGATTTGGTTGGAAGTGAAATTCTGATAAGTTTTATTGCGCAGTCGCCATTAAGTTGCAAAGTTATTGTTGAAGCCTATTATTATGATCCGGAACACTGGGATTATCAGATGATTTCTGAAGGGAAGAATGGTACGGCTTTGTTTAGCAATGGCCAAACCGAAATTCTGATGGGAACAGTTCATGCCAATCAGAACAGCAATTGCAGATTGAATGCCGAAAAAGCATTTGATGAATTGGTTGAAACATTTGAGGAGGCGCAGTTTCCATTGAATTCGATTGTACGCCAGTGGAATTACCTCGAAGATATCTTAGGTTTTGATGATGAAGAACAACGTTATCAGGAATTTAATAATGTTCGGTCAGATGCGTATGGAAACGTGTTTGAGCAAAACGGATATCCTGCAGCAACAGGGATTGGAATGAGCCATGGAGGTGTGCTTATTGAGTTTGTGGCGGCAAAATCAAAAGAAGTGCTGACACAACCTGTAGATAATCCGGAGCAGATTTCTGCTCATAGTTACAGCGAAAAAGTTCTAGTAGGTGATGAATGTAATTTAAAAACAACTCCAAAATTTGAGCGTGCACGTTATTTGAGGTATCGCGATAAAAAGATGATTTTTATTTCGGGAACCGCTTCAATAATTGGTGAGTTTACTGTTGGTATTGGCGATGCTGCCAAACAAACAGAAGTCACTATTCAAAATATGCAGCGTTTATATTCTGAACAGGTGCTGGCTGCGTTACCCGACCAAGCCAAAAATCCCAAATTCGGCCATGCAAGGGTATACCTTAAAAACCGGAAAGATTATGCCGGCGTACGTAAAGTTGTTAAGCAAGTATTTGGTGATTTGCCGGTTGTTTATATTCTTGCTGATATTTGCCGCGATGATTTGCTGGTGGAGATCGAAGGGAAAGTGATTTTAGAATGA
- the deoC gene encoding deoxyribose-phosphate aldolase, with the protein MYTKEQVAKTIDHAVLKPEQTLADLKANAKMCIKNKVFSMCVKPCDIKAAKELLKNSDVKVSCVLSFPHGADATPVKAFQAEQAIEDGTDEIDMVMNIGRFLSGEYDYVREDIKAVVDVAHKNNVLVKVIQESGHLTLEQIAKACELSYEAGADFVKTSTGFGPGGAKPEYIEVMVKTVGDKMQVKPSGGIRDWETAVAFLEQGADRLGIGSTEAVLNGATASGDY; encoded by the coding sequence ATGTATACAAAAGAGCAAGTAGCAAAAACCATAGATCATGCGGTTTTAAAACCCGAACAAACGTTGGCCGATTTGAAAGCCAATGCCAAAATGTGCATTAAAAATAAGGTGTTTAGCATGTGTGTAAAACCTTGCGATATAAAAGCGGCCAAAGAATTGTTGAAAAACAGCGATGTGAAAGTGTCGTGTGTACTCAGTTTTCCTCATGGTGCTGATGCAACGCCGGTTAAAGCCTTTCAGGCGGAACAAGCCATTGAAGACGGAACCGACGAAATTGATATGGTAATGAATATTGGCCGGTTTCTGTCGGGAGAATACGATTATGTTCGCGAGGATATAAAAGCCGTTGTTGACGTGGCCCACAAAAACAATGTGTTGGTGAAAGTGATTCAGGAAAGTGGCCATTTAACGCTTGAACAGATTGCGAAAGCCTGCGAATTATCGTACGAGGCAGGTGCCGATTTTGTAAAAACATCAACCGGGTTCGGCCCGGGCGGTGCAAAACCCGAATACATTGAGGTAATGGTAAAAACCGTTGGCGATAAAATGCAGGTAAAACCTTCGGGTGGTATCCGCGACTGGGAAACCGCCGTTGCATTTTTGGAGCAAGGAGCAGATCGCTTAGGCATTGGTTCTACTGAGGCAGTACTTAATGGAGCCACTGCAAGTGGTGATTACTAA
- the xseB gene encoding exodeoxyribonuclease VII small subunit — translation MAAKKISYSEAMAEIEEILEKIENEELDVDELAEKVKRVSVLLKTCKDKLTKTNEQVEQILKEMEG, via the coding sequence ATGGCAGCTAAAAAGATTTCATACAGCGAGGCAATGGCCGAGATAGAAGAAATTCTTGAAAAAATAGAAAATGAAGAGCTGGACGTGGATGAACTGGCCGAAAAAGTAAAACGCGTATCGGTGTTGCTGAAAACCTGCAAGGACAAATTGACCAAAACCAACGAACAGGTGGAGCAGATTCTAAAAGAAATGGAAGGTTAA
- a CDS encoding cobalamin B12-binding domain-containing protein yields MISAGLKQKFLNYLLAGQHQQCSSVIRELLNDNTSFILIYEDLLKHSLYEVGFLWERNKIGVAEEHLASAIIEKLLSEIYPSIENVQPVNKNAIVCCIEKEHHQIGSKMVADIFEKNGWETLYLGANTPESSLIRYIELTHPQFLALSLSIYFHFHSFKILLDKLTTKFPELNICIGGQAFNHIPESQIPESQRIKFFKDLHEIDLYLRTSAK; encoded by the coding sequence ATGATTAGTGCCGGATTAAAACAAAAGTTCCTCAATTATTTACTAGCTGGTCAACATCAGCAATGTTCTTCTGTCATTCGTGAGCTACTTAATGATAACACTTCGTTTATTCTTATTTATGAAGATCTTTTGAAACATTCGCTTTATGAAGTAGGTTTTCTGTGGGAACGCAACAAAATTGGTGTTGCAGAAGAACACCTTGCTTCAGCCATTATCGAGAAACTGCTAAGCGAGATTTATCCCTCAATAGAAAATGTGCAGCCTGTAAATAAAAATGCTATTGTTTGTTGTATTGAAAAAGAACACCACCAAATAGGCTCCAAAATGGTAGCCGATATTTTTGAGAAAAACGGCTGGGAGACACTTTACCTGGGCGCCAACACTCCTGAATCCAGCTTAATCCGATACATAGAATTAACGCATCCACAGTTTCTGGCCTTATCATTAAGCATCTATTTTCATTTTCACAGCTTTAAAATACTGCTTGATAAATTAACGACCAAATTTCCTGAACTAAACATATGCATTGGAGGCCAGGCGTTTAACCATATTCCGGAAAGCCAAATCCCGGAAAGCCAGAGAATTAAATTTTTTAAGGATTTACATGAAATTGATTTATATTTAAGAACATCAGCCAAATGA
- the xseA gene encoding exodeoxyribonuclease VII large subunit — translation MNQQLTLSQLNAKIKGALLDAFPGTVWVVAEVSELKHNRSGHCYLELVEKEGSTITARSRATIWSYTYRMLKPYFETSTGQLFSEGIKVLVQATVEYHPAYGLSLNIKDIDPTYTVGDMAMQRKEIINRLKAEGVFDMNRELELPLVPQKIAVISSATAAGYQDFMNQLENNEYGFKFYTKLFEAYMQGAETVPSIVHALERIFAHDDFFDAVAIIRGGGATADLSSFDDYDLAINITQFPLPVITGIGHEKDDTIIDLVAHTRMKTPTAVAEFFVTGVERYYERLLELENGIVQLTRETLDFQQEKLERVAEGLKYSVADFINDRQRQLNKRSNELQQNVSQFSYKKHNELDKLKHGIHSGLSLWFVEAKNDVGHKQRILRRVVGEAVFKENAKLNHQQDLLSGRVRNVLAKEHDRILLNKNSVRLLNPENVLKRGFTLTLRNDKIIKSYKDVAVGEELETRFADGTVTSKITKNK, via the coding sequence ATGAACCAGCAACTCACACTTTCTCAATTAAATGCAAAAATAAAAGGTGCACTTTTAGATGCATTCCCAGGTACCGTTTGGGTGGTTGCCGAAGTGAGTGAGTTAAAGCACAACCGAAGTGGTCATTGCTATTTGGAGTTAGTAGAAAAAGAGGGTAGTACCATAACAGCTCGTTCGCGAGCCACCATCTGGTCGTATACTTACCGCATGTTAAAACCTTATTTTGAAACCAGCACAGGGCAGCTTTTTAGCGAAGGAATAAAAGTGCTGGTGCAGGCAACAGTTGAATATCATCCGGCATATGGTTTGAGTTTGAATATAAAAGACATTGATCCGACTTACACTGTTGGCGACATGGCCATGCAGCGCAAAGAGATTATAAACCGGTTGAAGGCAGAAGGAGTTTTTGATATGAATAGAGAACTGGAGTTGCCTTTGGTTCCGCAAAAAATTGCTGTTATTTCATCGGCAACGGCAGCCGGTTATCAGGATTTTATGAATCAGCTGGAAAACAACGAATATGGTTTTAAATTCTATACCAAATTGTTTGAGGCGTACATGCAAGGCGCGGAAACAGTGCCCTCAATTGTGCATGCCTTGGAGCGGATTTTCGCACACGACGACTTTTTCGATGCAGTAGCCATTATCCGTGGAGGAGGAGCGACCGCTGATCTAAGTAGTTTTGATGATTACGACCTGGCCATAAATATTACCCAGTTTCCGTTGCCGGTAATTACCGGAATTGGTCACGAAAAAGACGATACGATCATCGATCTTGTGGCGCACACACGAATGAAAACACCTACAGCAGTAGCTGAGTTTTTTGTTACTGGTGTTGAACGATACTATGAACGTTTACTGGAGCTGGAAAATGGTATTGTGCAATTAACCCGCGAAACGTTGGATTTTCAACAGGAAAAGCTGGAACGAGTGGCCGAAGGATTAAAATATTCTGTAGCCGATTTTATTAACGACAGGCAACGGCAGCTTAACAAACGCAGCAACGAACTGCAGCAAAATGTAAGTCAGTTTTCGTATAAAAAACATAACGAATTGGATAAACTTAAACACGGTATTCATTCAGGGCTTTCGCTGTGGTTTGTAGAGGCTAAAAATGATGTTGGACATAAACAGCGTATTCTGAGAAGAGTGGTTGGCGAAGCTGTTTTTAAGGAGAACGCAAAACTAAATCATCAGCAAGATTTGTTATCAGGACGAGTGCGAAATGTGCTGGCAAAAGAGCACGATCGCATTCTGTTAAATAAAAATTCGGTACGTTTACTAAATCCTGAAAATGTATTAAAAAGAGGATTTACCCTAACTCTAAGAAACGATAAAATAATTAAATCGTACAAAGATGTTGCGGTTGGCGAAGAGCTGGAAACACGATTTGCCGACGGTACAGTAACTAGCAAAATCACAAAAAATAAATAA
- a CDS encoding glycosyltransferase translates to MSKNKKIAIVILNWNGVKLFPDYLPSVIEHSKGENIEVIVADNGSTDNSLEFLKQNFPEVTLLDLKENYGFAKGYNVALNQIKADYFVLLNSDVKVEKNWIQPCIDQFERDEKIVTVQPKVLSYNEPTHFEYAGAAGGFIDKFGYPFCRGRILDYVEKDENQYDQSSEIFWSTGACMFVRAEAFKNSGDWMPIFGHTWKKLICAGAGKTRVTKLFTSRKA, encoded by the coding sequence ATGAGCAAAAACAAAAAGATTGCCATTGTAATTTTAAACTGGAACGGGGTAAAACTTTTTCCCGATTATCTCCCCTCTGTAATTGAACATTCAAAAGGCGAAAATATTGAGGTAATTGTTGCCGACAATGGATCGACCGACAATTCACTAGAGTTTTTAAAACAGAATTTTCCAGAGGTAACACTTCTCGATCTAAAAGAAAATTATGGTTTTGCCAAAGGCTACAATGTAGCGCTCAATCAGATTAAAGCCGATTATTTTGTATTGCTCAACTCCGATGTCAAGGTTGAAAAAAACTGGATTCAACCTTGTATCGATCAGTTTGAGCGCGACGAAAAAATTGTTACCGTTCAGCCTAAAGTTTTGAGTTACAACGAACCCACACATTTTGAATATGCCGGTGCTGCGGGAGGTTTTATCGATAAATTTGGTTATCCGTTTTGCCGCGGCCGCATTCTCGACTATGTAGAAAAAGATGAAAATCAATACGATCAGTCAAGCGAAATTTTCTGGTCAACCGGTGCTTGCATGTTTGTTCGGGCCGAGGCTTTTAAAAACTCGGGGGACTGGATGCCGATTTTTGGGCACACATGGAAGAAATTGATTTGTGCTGGCGCTGGAAAAACCAGGGTTACAAAATTATTTACGAGCCGAAAAGCGTGA
- a CDS encoding sensor histidine kinase, with the protein MDWNEEILSSIVNENMLVFALFSSDGMLLHSNEALKKISPNFSSENLINPSFEELKQQPFIKGNLIFNEQLTVGSYERTDNISFPVCIYKKADNFLIIGRKDSDNLIAQNQQLLMLNQENSNLQRQILKDKKKLEYAFESLDNVNRKLEEEIQTKDKFFSIIGHDLKTPFSGLLGLSSVLLESINELSKDEIKYNIKLIHTSANNFFNLLSQLLEWGSVKRNKIQFRSEQHGIKKLITETIDLLTENAKKKNIDIQLSVPDKLTWYLDANIYSSIIRNLLSNALKFTSRDGRIKISVQHDEDNLKTTVTDNGIGMAEEKAKTLFESDFVESTIGTEREKGTGLGLSLCKEFVEIHGGTIVVTSKINAGTSVNFTIPSQK; encoded by the coding sequence ATGGATTGGAACGAGGAAATACTTTCTTCCATTGTTAATGAAAATATGCTGGTATTTGCCCTCTTCTCAAGCGATGGCATGTTACTGCATTCTAATGAGGCATTAAAGAAAATAAGCCCAAACTTTTCTTCTGAAAACCTCATTAATCCAAGTTTTGAAGAACTTAAACAACAACCGTTTATTAAAGGGAACCTTATTTTTAATGAACAATTAACGGTTGGATCCTACGAAAGAACAGATAACATTTCTTTTCCGGTTTGTATTTATAAAAAGGCCGATAATTTTTTAATTATTGGCCGGAAAGATTCGGATAATTTAATTGCCCAGAATCAACAGTTATTAATGCTTAACCAAGAGAATTCAAATCTCCAGCGACAAATTTTAAAAGACAAAAAGAAATTAGAATACGCTTTCGAATCGCTTGACAATGTAAATCGTAAGCTGGAAGAAGAGATTCAAACCAAAGACAAATTCTTTTCCATTATTGGGCACGATTTAAAAACTCCTTTTAGCGGACTTTTGGGATTGTCAAGTGTGTTACTTGAATCAATAAACGAATTAAGCAAAGATGAAATAAAGTATAACATCAAACTCATTCATACTTCGGCCAACAACTTTTTTAACCTCCTTTCCCAATTACTGGAATGGGGATCCGTAAAAAGAAACAAAATTCAGTTTAGGTCTGAACAACATGGTATAAAAAAATTAATAACTGAAACCATTGATCTGTTAACCGAAAACGCAAAAAAGAAAAATATTGACATTCAACTTTCGGTGCCTGATAAGCTTACATGGTATCTGGATGCAAATATATATTCATCAATTATCCGAAACCTATTATCAAACGCTTTAAAATTTACTTCACGAGATGGTAGAATTAAGATTTCAGTTCAACATGATGAGGATAACTTAAAAACAACTGTAACCGACAATGGTATCGGAATGGCAGAAGAAAAAGCAAAAACGTTATTCGAATCAGATTTTGTAGAATCGACAATCGGTACGGAAAGAGAAAAAGGGACGGGACTTGGCCTTTCATTGTGCAAGGAGTTTGTTGAAATACACGGAGGTACAATAGTGGTAACCAGTAAAATAAATGCAGGCACTTCTGTAAACTTTACAATTCCTTCACAGAAATAA
- a CDS encoding acyl-CoA thioesterase: MQKLKFKEPIYTYHIDFVGHVNNIIYVQWLENARVKLIEAMGLSISQIAVDDDILPIITETNIQYKKPFFLSNEVHVEVWVSEIFNVSANFKFRFRNEKGEICSTAQQKVLFIDRGTQRPSRKIVKYRTNFEKFLFLE; encoded by the coding sequence ATGCAGAAGTTAAAATTTAAAGAACCCATTTATACTTATCATATTGATTTTGTTGGCCATGTAAACAACATCATTTACGTTCAATGGCTGGAAAATGCACGAGTTAAACTAATTGAAGCCATGGGTTTGTCCATCTCGCAGATTGCTGTTGACGATGATATTTTGCCCATTATCACTGAGACAAACATTCAATACAAAAAACCATTCTTCTTAAGTAACGAAGTGCATGTTGAAGTTTGGGTGTCAGAAATTTTCAATGTTTCCGCAAATTTTAAATTCCGCTTCCGAAACGAAAAAGGAGAAATTTGTTCCACTGCCCAGCAAAAAGTATTGTTTATCGACCGGGGAACACAGCGTCCATCTCGTAAGATTGTTAAGTATCGCACAAACTTCGAGAAGTTTCTATTTTTGGAATAA
- a CDS encoding putative signal transducing protein, with product MKKQDKIVKLYTGDEILISRLKQELEVAGINPMIKDGFKQGLAAGYGEGVPSAIDLFVVESELQKAQEILKAITEE from the coding sequence ATGAAAAAGCAAGATAAAATTGTAAAACTTTATACCGGCGATGAAATTCTAATCAGCAGGCTAAAACAGGAACTGGAAGTTGCAGGAATCAACCCAATGATTAAAGATGGATTTAAACAGGGGCTAGCTGCCGGCTATGGCGAAGGAGTGCCTTCTGCCATCGATCTGTTTGTGGTTGAAAGCGAGTTGCAAAAAGCACAGGAAATACTAAAAGCAATAACCGAAGAATAA